The following nucleotide sequence is from Pseudomonas sessilinigenes.
AATATTTTTTCTTCTAGCGCAAGCTCTCTAAATCCAGCAAAAAATCTAGAGGTCGAGTTGATTTTTAAAGTCCGCTCGGTGTCATTCTCAAGATCATTATCCCAACTGAAAAGATCTTCGGTGAACGCATTGAAATAAAGTGTGTCTCGATTGACACCACGTTTACGCTTACCTGCTTCCTTGAATTCCATTGATAAGCGTGTTTTGCCAGTGCCGTTGTATGCATAGAGCAGTACAAAATCCGCCCCACCATTAGCGGCGTCTCGCAGATCATCCCTTAGCCGCGTCACAACACTGCGAAGACTTTTGTATTTGTAAATCTTGGGCTTATTACTCATGCAGCGACCTCATCCATGGCCGGGAAAAGCTCTTGCATCAGACCTTTTTTATGGTTCTTGAGGGCTTCGAGCTTTTGGGTCTGGGCGCTGATCAGCTTGTCGGCAGATGTGAGGCAATCGGCGATTTTTTGTTGCTCATCTTTATCAGGTGAGATCTTAAGCTCGACTTTCTTTAAGTTGTCTATAGATAATCCAGGCTGAGCCTGCCCTGTAGCAAATTGGTTTAAATTCAAATATTTTAACTTGTAGAACAGCCAATCCGTACTTATCCCTTCATTTGGTGTCACAACTACAGCATGCTCAGTTGCATGAAATTGACCTGTTGCAAGCATCACATTCCCACACAGTGCACCTTGCCTGCCAATAAGGGAGTGTTTTCCGTTATGTGTGAAAGTTTTTGTAAATCCGCGTAATCCATTGCCGCCATAGCACGGATAGGTACTACCTTTATTTGCTTCATTAATATCAGTAGCACGCAAAAACTTACCGGCTTGCATATCGCAAATTTCACCAAGCGTCTTTTTCTCCCACGCCCCCTTATCCCGAAATTCAGGAAAGCGGCGTTTGGGCACGGTTTCATCTTTAGTGGGGAAGAGTTGCTGCATCAGGCCTTTTTTATGGGTCTCAAGGGCGTCGAGTCTTTGGGTTTGAGCGGTGATCAGCTCGTCAATCGTAGTGAGACAGTCGGCAATTTTTTGTTGTTCGTCAGGCTTCGGCACTGCGACTTTAATTTTCTGGATATTAGATTTTGATAGGCTTGGAATACCACCTGCCTCATTATGGTTTGCCCAGTTGATTTGCTGAAAGATCGCATAAATAAACTTTGGCAAGCAGTCTCTGAATGAATGAGTGTAGAAAAGGGTATCCACAGTCCAGAATTTTCCCGTAAGGAAGATGGGGTTATCAATTGTACCTTTCCTTCCGATGCAAACACTTTCACCGTCATATAAATAATCATTAACTAAAAGCATATAACCGCCAGAGCCGTAGACGGGTACATCACCGCTGGCGAGATGTTTGTAGTCTCTTCCATTTCCAATAGTAAATAATTCGTTAAAGGTTTTAACTTTCCATTCCGCCTTATGCCGGAACTCAGGAAAGCGGCGCGCAGGCAACAATCCTTTTTTTTCTTGCTTACTCATAGGCATTCAATCCTGAAATCTCGCGCCCACCCGCGAGCTTTTGCAGATAAGGCACCAGCTCTTCCATCAATGCCAGTTCGGCTTCACGCCGTGCTTTCCAACCCAGCCCTAGCGGCGCAAGCAGGTCAGTGAGCTGTTCGCCGTCGAAGATCATGCGGCCCATAATTGTGTCGACAAAAGCTTGCAGTGTTGCAGTTTGCAGGCCGTGCGTGTCGGCAAGGTTGGCCAGGTCAGCAGCAGCCTTTTGTGCCTTGAATGCCTGATAGCCTGTGCGTATCTCTTTTTCACTCAGCACTTCTCCGGTTTTCAGGTTGTTGATATAGGCGATTATCTCTTCGCGTTCTTCCATCAGGTTGGCGTTGGCACTAATCAGCTCAATGAGCTGGGCGCGGGTCATCTTCTGCTTGCCAGTCTTCTGGGTGGACTTGGCAATCAGCCCCATGATGTAGTCGTAGTCGATGAGGCTGGAGGCGAACAGCACCAGATCGAACTCCAGTTGTTCCACCTCTGGAGAGGTTTCATCGCCTTTGCCTTGTGTACGCTTGAGTTCTTGCGCGGTATCAAGATACATGGCCTTGAAGCTGCGCAGGGTGTCGGTGGGCAGTTTTTTCTCGATGGTCTGCTTGCTCTGCTCGTCGAGGTCGGTGTATTGCTCTAGTTGGGTCTTGAGCTTTTGCACTTCTTTAAAGTGGTTGATGAATTCCGCCTTAGCAGTGTCGCCCTTGAGGTTGACTACTTGCGAAGGTTCGCAGGGCAGTCCTTTGGCGGCCATAAAATTTTCCAGCTTGCCCACGGCTGCTTGGTACCGTTCCACTACCTTGGGGGCGGGGTCGACCAGCCAGATTTCCCGCGCTCGCTCCATAGCCGCGCCTGAAAAGAGTTTGATTGCGTCGTCTACTTCGCTCTCCTGATAGCGGAAATCGAGGATGTTGCCCCAGGGCTTGCTGTCGTTGAGCACGCGATTGGTGCGTGACAAGGCTTGGATCAGGCCGTGGTTTTTGAGTTTTTTATCCACGTACAGGGTGTTGAGGTATTTGGAGTCGAAGCCGGTGAGCAACATGTCCACCACGATGGTGATGTCGATCTTGTTTTTACGCGGGTAGTCGGCGGTGCTGTATTTCTGATCCTTGATGCGCTGCTGCACGTCCTGATAATAGAGGTCGAATTCGTTGATGGTGTGATTGCTACCGTATTGGTTGTTGTAGTCGTCAATAATGGTTTTGAGCGCGACCTTCTTTTTCTCCGGCTCTTGCTTGTTGTCTTCCTTTTCCTGCGCAAGGTCTTCCTGTAGCTGCTGTACGTCCTTGTTGCCTTCTGCCGGTGGCGAGAAGACGCAGGCGATGTGGAGCGGCTCGAAGGCTTCATCTTCGGCCTGTTTTTTTGCCTGCATGGCTTTGAATAGCTCGTAGTATTCAATGGCGCTGTTGATGGAGGCTGTGGCCAGTATCGCGTTGAAGCGGCGATGGTTGGTGGCGCTGTCGTGCTTTTGCAGTATGGCGTTGATGACAGCTTCGGGTGGTGGTGTCTGCCCCTTCTTTGGCTTTTTATTCCCCTCTTTGCCGAAATAGTCGATGTGGAAACTCAACACGTTTTTGTCATCGATGGCATGGGTGATGGTGTAGGCGTGCAGCTCTTTTTCGAAGATATCTTTGGTGGTTTTCAATGAACCGACATTGCCGTCAAACTGCTGATAGGTGGCGTTTTCGTCAAAGATAGGCGTGCCGGTAAAACCGAACAGTTGCGCCTTGGGAAAAAACTCTTTGATGGCCTTATGGTTCTCGCCGAACTGGGAGCGGTGGCATTCGTCGAAAATAAAGACAACACGCTTGTCGCGCATGGGTTCGAGACGTTCCTTGTAGGTCTGTTTACCCTCTTTTTGTTTTGCTTTGTTGCGCTTGCTGTTTTCGTCCAGTGCCAGGCCCAGCTTCTGGATGGTGGTGACGATCACCTTGTCGGCGTAGTCGTCCGACAGCATGCGGCGCACCATGGCTTCGGTGTTAGTATTGTGCTCGACACAACCTTCCTGGAATTTGTTGAATTCCTCGCGAGTCTGACGGTCGAGGTCTTTACGATCTACCACGAACATGCATTTTTCGATGTCTGGGTTGTCTTTCAGCAGGGTGGAGGCCTTGAATGAGGTGAGGGTCTTGCCGCTGCCGGTGGTGTGCCAAATATATCCGTTGCCGCGATTCTGGTGGATACATTCAACAATGGCCTTGACCGCATAGATTTGATAAGGGCGCATGATGAGGATTTTTTGCTCGCTTTGCACCAGAACCATATAGCGGCTGATCAAGCGGCCCAGGCTGCACTTTTCGAGGAAGTCCTCTGCAAAGTCGTGCAGGTGAGCGATTTTGTTGTTTCTATCGTCGGCATGCTGGTAAATGGGCAAGAAGCGCTCTTCAGCGTTAAAGCTGAAATGCTGGTTGGGGTTGTTGGCAAAGTAGCGGGTGTCGCTTTCGTTGCTGACGATGAACAACTGCATGAAGCAGAGCAGCGAGTTGGTATAGCCATTGCCGGGATCGTTCTTATAATCGACGATCTGCTCCATCGCGCGGCGTGGGCTGATTTGCAACGTTTTAAGCTCGATCTGCACCAACGGCAAGCCGTTGATCAGGAGGATAACGTCGTAGCGGTGGTGGCTGTTGTCGGTATTAATTCGAAGCTGGCTGATAACCTCGAACTCGTTCTTGCACCAATCCCGAATATTGACCAGCATGTATTCCAGCGGGGTGCCATCCTCGCGAGTGAATTTGCCCTTCTCACGCAAGGCCTGTGCAGCGGTAAAAACATCAGCGGTGATGATCTCGTCGCGCAGGCGGGCGAATTCTGCGTCTGTGAGATGGACGCGATTTAAGGCCTCAAACTTTTGGCGGAAGTTTTGCTCAAGCGTGGCCTTGTTGCGGATGTCGTCGCGATGGGTGTATTTGAGATCGATTAGCTTGGTGATCAACCTTTGTTCGATCTGGTTTTCTTTCTGCGTCATCTTAACCAACTTGGCTCACTCAGTATTTGATTATTGTGACCCACCAGCCATGGCAAAGGGAGTCATCTGGTCACATATAGTCACGTAGGGTGTATACAGCCTATAACGTGGATGCGACCGACGCTGCGTTTGGTGTGCCGCAGCAGCTGGTCGTAACTATGGGCTGTGCTGCTCAAACCGCATGCAAGCAGGCGGTGAATACGAATGCATTGGTGGTCAAGCTGATGCAATTATGCACCAGAGCATGAGATGACACACACCGTTGGTGTCATAGACGTCGAGTCGATGGAGCAGCGATCAACCCAGCGTTTGGGGGGCAAACTGTGGGGCGAAGATGGTGTTTTGTATAAGGCCCACATTCCACGTGGATTTTAGGAGTTAAAAAGCCGGCTTGTGGCCGGCTTCATATAGCTCTAGGTCATGCACTAAAAAACACGCGTTTCAACTACCGCCACCACATCCCGCACATCCTGCAGTAACAACCGGGCGGTGTTGATCACGGTACGAATGTCCTTGTCACTGGAGTCTCGCAATGTAGTGCAGGCCATCAGGTTTAGGTAGTCGAGAGTAGTAAGCAGGCGCTCGCTGACGCAGGCGTGCAGATCCTCCAACGGCGCATGGCTATCGATAAACAGTACAGGTGTGTCGCTGGCAATTGGAGTCAGCGGGATGAAGCGTTGGGGCTCATCTTGAGTCTTCATGGCATTGCTCCTCGTATCGGAAAACATTGCTGCCATTCGCTGCGAATCGAATTGGGTGGCAGCTGTGCGCGGGTTCGCAGACCGAAGATACGAGAACTCGGCAGATCCGAAGATCTCCCGCACACAGCTGCCATAGAACAAACACGGGATGCCGTGGGCGACCGGTGTTTTATGGGCGGCATAGATTAATCGTATCTCTGAGGCTGCGAAACCCCATCACCGGCCAGGCCGGCGACGCCAAAAACTATAGGGATGCCGCGCACTAGGAACAACGGCGCCGCTGTAGGACGGATCCTGATTTGCGGTAGGGGCGGGCTGAGTTGCTGAGCTTGCCATGCATCCGATGCTGGCCCGCCTTGGCGCAGGTGCGGTGCGCTCCACCCCGCAGCGCCAGCTCAATCCCCCAACTCCCCAAACCACTCCACCAGCCGCCCAGCCGCTTGCTGCTTGACCTCCTGATTGATATGCGCCGCCACCGCCGCGATCGACAGGCTCAGCACGCCGAGGTCGTCGGCGTAGCCGGCGCCAGGCAGCAGGTCGGGGATGAGGTCCAGGGGCAGGACGAAGTAGCCCAGGGCTCCGTAGATGGTGCCCTTGGCCCAGGTTGGGGTTTGCGGGCGTTGGGCGGCGTAGTACAGCCACAGGGCCTTGGTGATCAGGATGCGGCCGACATGCAGGGCGTAGCGGCTGATCTTGCGCCAGAGGCAGCGGTGGAAGCTTTGTTCCAGGATATGGCCGGTGGACATGGCGGGCTCCTTGCGGGTAACGGGCGCCAGGTCATGGTGGCTGCTGCGTTTGTGCGCTGGCAGCGGAGAGAACTTCCCTGGGAACTGCTTGCAGTCAGGGGCGTCGCTTGGGTTGCCCTCAGGCCTGGCGCCAGCCTTCCAGGTAACTGAACAGCCGCATCCCCAATAGCATCGCCAGCACGAACACCCAGGCCTGCCAATGCCCGCTGGGCAGTAGCACCAGCACCGGGCCGGGGCAGATGCCGGCGATGCCCCAGCCGATGCCGAACACCAGGCTGCCGCCGATCAGGCGGCGGTCGAGGTGGCGTTTGCCTGGCAGTTGCATCGGTGCGCCCAGCAGGGAATGCGAGCGTTGCCGGGCCCAGCGCATGGGCCACCAGGCGCTGGCGATGGCGCCGAGCATCACCAGGGCCAGGGACGGGTCCCACTGGCCGGCGAGGTCGAGAAAGCCCAGGACCTTGGCCGGATTGGCCATGCCGGCCAGCAGCAGGCCGAGGCCGAACACCAGGCCCGCGGCAAAGGCGCTGAGGCGCCTCATGGCAGTAGCCCCAGCAGGTGACGGGTGACCCACACGGTGGCGAAGCCGGTGGCCATGAAGCACAGGGTGGCGATGATCGAGCGTGGCGCCAGCCGGGAGATCCCGCAGACCCCATGGCCGCTGGTGCAGCCGCTGCCATAGCGGGTGCCGAGGCCCACCAGCAAGCCAGCGCCGATCAGGCCGAGGGTGTCGCTGTGGAATTCCACGGGTGGCAGGGCCGCGAACAGCCCCCACAGCAGCGGCGCCAGCAGCAGGCCGAGGATGAACAGGGCCTTTTCCGCCCAGCCTTCGCCGGCCGGTTGCAACACGCTGGCCAGCAGGCCGCTGATGCCGGCGATACGGCCGTTGGCGGCGATCAGCCAGCCGGCCGAAAGGCCGATCAACACGCCGCCGGCCAGGGCCGACCAGGGGCTGAAGTGCAGCAGGTCGATGGACATGCAAGGGTTCCTCACGTCAGGAAGAGGGCAAGCCCGCCACAGGCCATCACCCGTGGCGGGCCGGGATGCTTCAGTGGGGCAACAGGCCCAGGGCGCCGCCGGCCAGGAGCAGGGCGGCGCAGATGCCGGTGACGGCGAACAGTTGCTGCAGCCGTGGCCCGGCCAGGTGGCTGGCGACCTGGCGACCGAGCACCAGGCCCAGCACCGCGCCGAGGGCGAAGGGCGCGCCCACCGCCCAGTGCATCACGCCGCTGAGGCTGGCGGTAACCACGCTGCCCAGGGACACCAGGGCGATCACCGCCAGGGAGGTGGCGACGATGCTCTTGCTGTCCAGGTTGGTGTAGCGGCTCAACGCCGGGATGATCACGAAACCGCCACCGACCCCCAGCAGCCCCGACAGCAGCCCGGAGAGCAGGCCGGTGAAGGTCAGCGCCCGGGCGCAGGGCAGGGTCCAGCGTAGCCGGCCCTGGGCCGGGTTGAGCACGCAGGGCTGGAACGCAGGGCGCGGCGCCGGCCGGCCCTGTTTGAGCTCCAGGCTGGCCTTGCGCAGGATGCGCCCGCAGGCGTACAGCAGCACCACGGCGAACAGCAGGGCCAATGGCAGGTTCGGCAGGCGGTGGGCCAGCCACAGCCCCAGTGGCGCCATGAGGATGCCGATGCCGGCGACGAACCCCGCGGCGCGATAACGCACGATGCCCTGGCGCAAGCCGAGGATGGCCCCAACGCTGGCGGCCAGGCCCACCGCCAGCAGGCCGATGGGGGCGGCCTCGACCATGCTTAGGCCGAGGCCGAATACCAGCAGCGGCACCGCGAGGA
It contains:
- a CDS encoding restriction endonuclease subunit S — protein: MSKQEKKGLLPARRFPEFRHKAEWKVKTFNELFTIGNGRDYKHLASGDVPVYGSGGYMLLVNDYLYDGESVCIGRKGTIDNPIFLTGKFWTVDTLFYTHSFRDCLPKFIYAIFQQINWANHNEAGGIPSLSKSNIQKIKVAVPKPDEQQKIADCLTTIDELITAQTQRLDALETHKKGLMQQLFPTKDETVPKRRFPEFRDKGAWEKKTLGEICDMQAGKFLRATDINEANKGSTYPCYGGNGLRGFTKTFTHNGKHSLIGRQGALCGNVMLATGQFHATEHAVVVTPNEGISTDWLFYKLKYLNLNQFATGQAQPGLSIDNLKKVELKISPDKDEQQKIADCLTSADKLISAQTQKLEALKNHKKGLMQELFPAMDEVAA
- a CDS encoding type I restriction endonuclease subunit R, giving the protein MTQKENQIEQRLITKLIDLKYTHRDDIRNKATLEQNFRQKFEALNRVHLTDAEFARLRDEIITADVFTAAQALREKGKFTREDGTPLEYMLVNIRDWCKNEFEVISQLRINTDNSHHRYDVILLINGLPLVQIELKTLQISPRRAMEQIVDYKNDPGNGYTNSLLCFMQLFIVSNESDTRYFANNPNQHFSFNAEERFLPIYQHADDRNNKIAHLHDFAEDFLEKCSLGRLISRYMVLVQSEQKILIMRPYQIYAVKAIVECIHQNRGNGYIWHTTGSGKTLTSFKASTLLKDNPDIEKCMFVVDRKDLDRQTREEFNKFQEGCVEHNTNTEAMVRRMLSDDYADKVIVTTIQKLGLALDENSKRNKAKQKEGKQTYKERLEPMRDKRVVFIFDECHRSQFGENHKAIKEFFPKAQLFGFTGTPIFDENATYQQFDGNVGSLKTTKDIFEKELHAYTITHAIDDKNVLSFHIDYFGKEGNKKPKKGQTPPPEAVINAILQKHDSATNHRRFNAILATASINSAIEYYELFKAMQAKKQAEDEAFEPLHIACVFSPPAEGNKDVQQLQEDLAQEKEDNKQEPEKKKVALKTIIDDYNNQYGSNHTINEFDLYYQDVQQRIKDQKYSTADYPRKNKIDITIVVDMLLTGFDSKYLNTLYVDKKLKNHGLIQALSRTNRVLNDSKPWGNILDFRYQESEVDDAIKLFSGAAMERAREIWLVDPAPKVVERYQAAVGKLENFMAAKGLPCEPSQVVNLKGDTAKAEFINHFKEVQKLKTQLEQYTDLDEQSKQTIEKKLPTDTLRSFKAMYLDTAQELKRTQGKGDETSPEVEQLEFDLVLFASSLIDYDYIMGLIAKSTQKTGKQKMTRAQLIELISANANLMEEREEIIAYINNLKTGEVLSEKEIRTGYQAFKAQKAAADLANLADTHGLQTATLQAFVDTIMGRMIFDGEQLTDLLAPLGLGWKARREAELALMEELVPYLQKLAGGREISGLNAYE
- a CDS encoding fructose-bisphosphate aldolase, which gives rise to MKTQDEPQRFIPLTPIASDTPVLFIDSHAPLEDLHACVSERLLTTLDYLNLMACTTLRDSSDKDIRTVINTARLLLQDVRDVVAVVETRVF
- a CDS encoding YkvA family protein yields the protein MSTGHILEQSFHRCLWRKISRYALHVGRILITKALWLYYAAQRPQTPTWAKGTIYGALGYFVLPLDLIPDLLPGAGYADDLGVLSLSIAAVAAHINQEVKQQAAGRLVEWFGELGD
- a CDS encoding DUF6691 family protein, whose amino-acid sequence is MRRLSAFAAGLVFGLGLLLAGMANPAKVLGFLDLAGQWDPSLALVMLGAIASAWWPMRWARQRSHSLLGAPMQLPGKRHLDRRLIGGSLVFGIGWGIAGICPGPVLVLLPSGHWQAWVFVLAMLLGMRLFSYLEGWRQA
- a CDS encoding YeeE/YedE family protein — its product is MSIDLLHFSPWSALAGGVLIGLSAGWLIAANGRIAGISGLLASVLQPAGEGWAEKALFILGLLLAPLLWGLFAALPPVEFHSDTLGLIGAGLLVGLGTRYGSGCTSGHGVCGISRLAPRSIIATLCFMATGFATVWVTRHLLGLLP
- a CDS encoding sulfite exporter TauE/SafE family protein — encoded protein: MNEHSLLGAGLGAIIGAILALTGAGGGILAVPLLVFGLGLSMVEAAPIGLLAVGLAASVGAILGLRQGIVRYRAAGFVAGIGILMAPLGLWLAHRLPNLPLALLFAVVLLYACGRILRKASLELKQGRPAPRPAFQPCVLNPAQGRLRWTLPCARALTFTGLLSGLLSGLLGVGGGFVIIPALSRYTNLDSKSIVATSLAVIALVSLGSVVTASLSGVMHWAVGAPFALGAVLGLVLGRQVASHLAGPRLQQLFAVTGICAALLLAGGALGLLPH